The Peribacillus simplex genome contains a region encoding:
- a CDS encoding TetR/AcrR family transcriptional regulator, with protein sequence MSIQHPDRRVRRTKESFKAALLSLMEEKNFHTITITEIVNMANYNRGTFYSHYEQKEDLLDEIIGEMFEKLNEAYRKPYRGLSVVEFNNLPSKSIVLFHHFLENKKFYKLMLHPETAYNFREKMTNKLAELFREDYKYSTEANPNIDIDLFSTYRIHGIIGLIIDWIDNDFEQSPAYMGDQLIQILNFHTPKFYLKDR encoded by the coding sequence ATGTCCATTCAGCATCCAGATAGACGAGTAAGAAGAACAAAAGAGAGCTTTAAAGCGGCTCTATTATCTTTGATGGAAGAAAAAAACTTCCATACTATCACCATTACGGAAATCGTGAATATGGCGAATTATAATCGAGGAACATTTTACTCCCATTACGAGCAAAAGGAAGATTTATTAGATGAAATAATCGGGGAGATGTTCGAAAAATTGAATGAAGCTTACCGTAAACCTTATCGCGGTTTATCAGTCGTCGAATTCAATAACTTACCTTCAAAATCGATTGTATTATTTCATCATTTCTTAGAAAACAAAAAATTTTATAAACTGATGTTACACCCAGAAACTGCCTATAACTTCCGTGAAAAAATGACAAACAAATTAGCTGAATTATTCAGGGAAGACTATAAATACTCGACTGAGGCAAATCCGAATATTGATATTGACCTTTTTAGCACGTATCGGATCCATGGAATCATTGGATTGATAATAGATTGGATTGACAATGATTTCGAACAATCACCTGCGTATATGGGCGACCAGCTTATTCAAA
- a CDS encoding SDR family NAD(P)-dependent oxidoreductase, which yields MTYPVLQDKVAIVTGAAMGMGLETAKLFAEAGAKVVVADLNEEKGKQAVSEIEANGGIAFFQKVDISKTEQVKALVDATVEKYGRLDVAVNNAALTPDDKPVAEFDEDYWDKLMAIDLKGTALCLKYELQQMIKQGNGGSIINISSVSGFRPQPDNVAYVAAKHGVVGMTKVAALENGDKNIRVNSVAPGAIDTPMLRGALEQFGFTEEEYAPQLSLLNRFGQGREVAQASLWLASDQSSYVTGTTLHVDAGYTSR from the coding sequence ATGACATATCCAGTATTACAAGATAAGGTGGCAATCGTAACAGGAGCTGCAATGGGCATGGGTCTCGAAACGGCTAAACTATTTGCAGAAGCAGGTGCCAAAGTGGTGGTAGCTGACCTTAACGAAGAAAAAGGTAAGCAGGCAGTTTCGGAAATTGAGGCTAACGGCGGAATCGCTTTCTTCCAAAAGGTCGATATTTCCAAAACGGAACAGGTAAAAGCACTGGTCGATGCAACTGTTGAGAAATATGGAAGGCTGGATGTTGCTGTCAATAATGCAGCCCTGACTCCTGATGACAAACCAGTAGCCGAGTTTGATGAAGATTATTGGGACAAGCTCATGGCAATAGACCTTAAAGGAACAGCACTATGCCTGAAATATGAACTGCAACAGATGATTAAGCAAGGTAATGGTGGATCGATCATCAATATTTCATCCGTCAGCGGCTTCCGTCCTCAGCCGGATAATGTGGCCTATGTCGCTGCAAAGCACGGAGTTGTCGGAATGACGAAAGTCGCTGCACTAGAAAATGGAGACAAAAACATACGTGTTAACTCTGTGGCCCCTGGTGCCATTGATACTCCGATGTTACGTGGAGCATTGGAACAGTTTGGTTTCACCGAAGAAGAATACGCACCGCAGCTTAGCCTGTTGAACAGGTTTGGACAAGGAAGGGAAGTCGCACAGGCTAGCTTATGGTTAGCTTCAGACCAGTCCTCTTATGTAACGGGCACAACCTTGCACGTCGATGCAGGTTACACGAGCCGTTAA